Genomic DNA from Procambarus clarkii isolate CNS0578487 chromosome 34, FALCON_Pclarkii_2.0, whole genome shotgun sequence:
TCCCTAACGCAAATGCACACTCTATCCCACTCCCCTCTATTCCCCTATCCCCCCCTGCCACTGAGAAAGAATGGGTATGACGCCCTCTGGGAGAGTACAAGTTCTATTTGCTCTATTCATAAAGAGCTCTGCTGTAGCTATGACAGGAAGATAACTGTGGAGGCTGGGGGTGACCTTGTGTTGCTTCAGAGGATCAATGTctccctggttggtggtctggtcaaccaggctgttagatgtggctgctcgcagtctgacgtatgaatcacagcctggttgatgagtGATGTAAGTCGTTAAATTTATGAGGAGAGGTTGAACTACTTCATGATTACAGGAGAACGAGTGACTCACGTTTGGGTAACCTTTGATCGCATTCGTCCTCATGGTAGGTGTGAGGACCCTCTCCCTCAGTACTGTCAACACAGCACACAGACCAACACAGTACACAGGTCAACACAGTACACAGGTCAACACAGTACACAGGTCAACACAGTACACAGGTCAACACAGTACACAGGTCAACACAGTACACAGGTCAACACAGTACACAGGTCAACACAGTACACAGGTCAACACAGTACACAGACCAACACAGTACACAGGTCAACACAGTACACAGACCAACACAGTACACAGGTCAACACAGTACACAGGTCAGACCCAGAAGAACATCTTTCAATCCATAAGGCTTTGAATCCCATAAGTTGCGAAGGCCCCCAAGGCTCTCAAAATATAAAGCTCTCAAACCACGGAGATCGAAAGTTCTCGAACTCTTGTGCGTTCAGTCTCTGAACCCCTGAAGCTGTGGCAcggcccttctcctcctctttcttctcctctttctcctactcttcctcctgctgctgacAGAACAAGACACTAACTACTTCACTCACCTtaatgagtgagtgagagtaacagGAACATAGGATACTGGCTGAGTAAGGAGGGACGAATACGTGCAAAATGTGACGTTTTAGTACAAATTGAAGCATTGTAATGTTGACGGATTTAATTGACCTGTCTCAGGGCAGGTGTAGTAATTAAGGTCAGGTTAGGGGTTACCTCACTCTCATAGGTAAGCTAGACCTAGGTACAGACCAGGGTAAATAATTCCAATTGTCGGGAAAGTCCCGATAATGGGGTATTCGTCCCCTTTACTTTTACGAAGCCTTTACGAAGCCCCTTTAAGGCCTGAACCAATGacagaccttccccaggatgcaacccacaacagttacctaactccctgtttactgccaggtgaacagcagCATTAGATGAAAGAAAATGATTTCAACCATTTCTATCCCACCTAGGAATTGAGCCCGGTAGAACGTAGCCCACTgaactggttatcttgaggttatcttgagatgatttcagggtttttagtgtccccgcggcccggtccacgaccaggcctccacccccaggaagcagcccgtgacagctgactaacacccaggtacctattttactgctaggtaacaggggcatagggtgaaagaaactctgcccattgtttctcgccggcgcccgggatcgaacccgggaccacaggatcacaggtccagtgtgctgtccgctcggccgacctgctccctAGGAATTAAATCCTACCCAGGAATTGAGCCCGGTAGAACGTAGCCCACTGTGCTACATAGCCATCATTGCATGGCTAATGATAATGTGACAACATAATCACCTTGTTCCGAGCACCAGAGTTTAATGGTGTTTTGAACTAATTTGCCAAACACCAAGAAATACACGCATGACCACCGGCCCTGAGACTGTGAGGGGAGGTGATTATCTCCGGGGCCTCTCAGGGCTGTAGTGAACTTTGTTTTGTAAGTTAAATCTGTCTTAAAATATTCTTATTTCTTGGTCAGAACTCCGCTCTATTTTAGTCCTAGAAACATTTAGGTGATGTTATTAGTTTGTTAATGGTTGTCTTCCAACTTCTATTTCAATTAATTGATGTTCATCAGTTGTCATCAAATGACCAATTGATGTACTTCTTGATTGATGTCCTACAATAATGATGTCCTTCAATAATTGATGTTCTTCAGTGACAAATGTTATTTCACAATTAAATATGGTGACCTGAAGGGTGATTGACGCTgcatttcacctttattgtaacaCGACGTCGACTTCTGACAGTGTGGAACACCTTGCAGGTACATCATCAGCGTCTTGACACTCATTCCCAAGTCTTAAAGTTCTCATGGAACTCATTATTTTATTAAACATTTAAATGTTCAACAGGCAGGAAATGTTGCCATCTACTGATAGAAAAAGCTTCTTAAATGTTGACAATGAGAGCGTCTTATGGGGTATTCCAGTGGAAAAGATTGTGACGTTGATATATCAGACTATTGTGCTAGCAGTGTACATGTTTAACATGTTAACTGAAAATAATTTGCAAGCTTTGACCTGATAGTGTGGTCTGAAGGTCTAGGTATGTTAATCTGGTTATGTACTCAAGCTTACACATCAAAGTTGTGCCATACAGGCAGTCAGATTTGCCATATTTTAAAAAACGGCaactgtgtggggggaggggaggggggatttgggcaaaatgtgacccatcgccgttttcagtaatttacaTTTTTTCCGgtgtaaaatgtcgtaatttcagagagcaaatatgtgcagtgagccagaattcggctccaaaataacgcCCTACCAGTTTCCTCTCCGTTTGTCTGGGTGCTGAATTATTCTCTTTCTTTTCACAGCTGCGGTGACTAAGCCTGGGTCCTCACATGCCTGATATATGGGTGAGTATATCCTGGGCGTTAGTATATTCACTGGTATGGATCATCATTCTTTCATATCTGATAATAACAATAAAGGTAACTTCAAAAGGTCTATTGGCTTATACGTGGCAACTCCaatatatatccacccaaacttattcatatatatatctaacctaCACCTGAGCCAATCCGTCGATATCTGATATTGTGATCACTGGGCTTCCTAGGCATAGAATTTAACACAtcaatatttaatatattttgaaAAGTTTAGATCTGGGGCCCACCTGTGagggttgatgttgttgttgaagattctccggaacacaaagttccaagtagcacgagccATGGCGAGCCCGCAGTGGATTTATAACCTGTGAGGAGCGCCCGGCCCAAAATCTCTACCTGGGCTTTAATGTCCTCAGAACATCAGAGCGAAGAAGTAACCTTTTTCCCAGCGAAGAAGTCGCCCTCCAACATCCATTCCTTCGAGGTCTCTCATAATGACATGTCAGGTGCCACTGTGGAAGGCAGTCTTGAGATGTGTGAAGGTGGGATATGACCTGTCAGCGCGCAGGGTAAGACAGgcggcaagacaatgtcacactcTCCTTccttgcataaagccatatatctgagaCATTAAGACTATATAAATCGGAGACGTTCGGGTTCAGGCAAAAAACAAAAGAGGGAAAAATAATGGCTTGGTAACAGTGTTGATTCATGGAACTAATTACCAGTTAACATAATAGACGTAAATAGCTggcttgtttcaagcgtaggttacacacacacattatatatatatagtttgagtGGATATGAAGAGGAGCTGCGTCGTATGTGCCAATAGGTCTACTGCAGTCACCTTTATTATTATGATCTTACGGTGCTATGGAGGATGTGGTAGGAAAGGTTGTATGTTGTAGCAGAATTATGCAGTACGGAGGACATTCAAAGCTCTTGGGAACAGCTGGGCGGTCGTACCAGGACAATTCAGACGTCTAAACCAACAAATTTCTCATTGATTTTCTGGTGGTTCAGTGCCCGAGGAGTCAACCATATTGGTTACGGCGGGGTAACAATGGGTCACGTGGTCACTGCTGTAACATTGGTCACAGCTGACTTCTACACTGTGGTAACTGGGTTATGGCTTTAGGTAACAATGGTAATGAGACTTAAGTTAACCAAGAACTTTAAATGTCATCGTTGGCGACCAAATGTGGGCAAGAGAACAGTTTGCATGGTAAGAGTCACCAGCTGTTCAAACTTATGTATTAAGTTTGGGAAAACAGCTGAAGCTGAAACGATTTTTATAATGGCGCTGCCCTCAGCGGGGGCAGGTTGCCTGTCACAGCTCAGTAACCTGCCCTCAGCGGGGGCAGGTTGCCTGTCACAGCTCAGTAACCTGCCCTCAGCGGGGGCAGGTTGCCTGTCACAGCTCAGTAACCTGCCCTCAGCGGGGGCAGGTTGCCTGTCACAGCTCAGTAACCTGCCCTCAGCGGGGGCAGGTTGCCTGTCACAGCTCAGTAACCTGCCCTCAGCGGGGGCAGGTTGCCTGTCACAGCTCAGTAACCTGCTCTCAGCGCGGGCAGGTTGGCTGTCACAGCACAGTAACCTGCCCTCAGCGGGGGCAGGTTGCCTGTCACAGCTCAGTAACCTGCCCTCAGCGGGGGCAGGTTGCCTGTCACAGCTCAGTAACCTGCCCTCAGCGGGGGCAGGTTGCCTGTCACAGCTCAGTAACCTGCCCTCAGCGGGGGCAGGTTGCCTGTCACAGCTCAGTAACCTGCCCTCAGCGGGGGCAGGTTGCCTGTCACAGCTCAGTAACCTGCCCTCAGCGGGGGCAGGTTGCCTGTCACAGCTCAGTAACCTGCCCTCAGCGGGGGCAGGTTGCCTGTCACAGCTCAGTAACCTGCCCTCAGCGGGGGCAGGTTGCCTGTCACAGCTCAGTAACCTGCCCTCAGCGGGGGCAGGTTGCCTGTCACAGCTCAGTAACCTGCCCTCAGCGGGGGCAGGTTGCCTGTCACAGCTCAGTAACCTGCCCTCAGCGGGAGCAGGTTGCCTGTCACAGCTCAGTAACCTGCCCTCAGCGCGGGCAGGTTGCCTGTCACAGCTCAGTAACCTGCTCTCAGCGCGGGCAGGTTGGCTGTCACAGCACAGTAACCTGCTCTCAGCGCGGGCAGGTTGCCTGTCACAGCTCAGTAACCTGCCCTCAGCGCGGGCAGGTTGCCTGTCACAGCACAGTAACCTGCTCTCAGCGCGGGCAGGTTGCCTGTCACAGCACAGTAACCTGCTCTCAGCGCGGGCAGGTTGCCTGTCACAGCACAGTAACCTGCCCTCAGCGGGGGCAGGTTGCCTGTCACAGCTCAGTAACCTGCCCTCAGCGCGGGCAGGTTGCTTGTCACAGCACAGTAACCTGCTCTCAGCGCGGGCAGGTTGCCTGTCACAGCACAGTAACCTGCCCTCAGCGGGGGCAGGTTGCCTTTCACAGCTCAGTAACCTGCTCTCAGCGCGGGCAGGTTGCCTGTCACAGCTCAGTAACCTGCTCCTCGGTTACTAGACAGCCGATAATGTAGGCCCACCTAGTACCGATATATGTGAACCACGGCGTCCCTAGTGTGACGGACGTGTCTCCTAGCGCCGTAAGTGCGGCGGCGCCACAAGACAGATGCCCCAGCTTTGCCTCCATTAATTAACTCGTCAATTAGATAATCAATTAATGTTTCCGCGCCATTAGGGAGCGGGCGGGCATCAATGGTGGACGTCGGTTGGCGGAGACACGGGCTGACAGCCGCTCACACGTGACAATACCCGGGCATCCCAGCCTGGCTCTACTCACATTCACCCAAAGGGTTAATATAGCACTCTAGACTGCAGGCATGTCGCCTCTATTACCAGCGGTGGATAGCAGTCTTCGCCTTCTTTGACGGGTGGATAACAATGGTGTTTGTAGGAGAGAGATAACGACCGGCGTCCACCTACACTATGGGCGAATGGCAACTTGAGCGACAATAAAACTCGACCTTGGAGCATATGGTCACAGTTTCTCCTTTAGGGATTTCCAAACCCCTGGGGGTATTATCCCAGATATAACTGGCACGAGTCAGATTTTGGGGAATTGTTGTTTCTGCTATACACGGTCAGCTGTGCATATGTGGTGGGGggccagggagagggtgtggtggtggtgggtgggggtcagggagagggtgtggtggtggtggtgggccagggagagggtgtggtggtggtggtggaccagggagagggtgtggtggtggtggt
This window encodes:
- the LOC138371064 gene encoding aggrecan core protein-like, whose protein sequence is MALPSAGAGCLSQLSNLPSAGAGCLSQLSNLPSAGAGCLSQLSNLPSAGAGCLSQLSNLPSAGAGCLSQLSNLPSAGAGCLSQLSNLLSARAGWLSQHSNLPSAGAGCLSQLSNLPSAGAGCLSQLSNLPSAGAGCLSQLSNLPSAGAGCLSQLSNLPSAGAGCLSQLSNLPSAGAGCLSQLSNLPSAGAGCLSQLSNLPSAGAGCLSQLSNLPSAGAGCLSQLSNLPSAGAGCLSQLSNLPSAGAGCLSQLSNLPSARAGCLSQLSNLLSARAGWLSQHSNLLSARAGCLSQLSNLPSARAGCLSQHSNLLSARAGCLSQHSNLLSARAGCLSQHSNLPSAGAGCLSQLSNLPSARAGCLSQHSNLLSARAGCLSQHSNLPSAGAGCLSQLSNLLSARAGCLSQLSNLLLGY